One genomic window of Corynebacterium pseudotuberculosis includes the following:
- a CDS encoding aspartate:alanine exchanger family transporter, producing MSSLFHYLADHPVVLVFLLCGLGMALGRIKLRAIGLGAAGVLFCAIVFSAVATRYGVQLALPTDIGHFGLALFAFNIGITAGPSFFHSVKNFLLPLLGTTVLFAAVAAAAYGIGVHLFKLDIAVVAGTYAGALTNTPSLAAAGAASGEPALATVGYSVSYLYGVVGMMIAVLFALRYSRTDRDAPSPLDNQTIVVDRTDKPTIQDILALVDHKVTFSRIKSGDHPVQHAAPERVLLKGDLITVVGPRKDINHAATLLGRDSARSLTQDRSQLDFRRITISDPKIAGRTVSSLNLANDYHATISRVRRGDIDMIAQADLVLQEGDRVRVVAPTKKMPQITKFFGDSAGGLSDINPVILGLGMVAGLLLGGIPIPTGDGSTFHIGAAAGTLIVGLILGKIGRIGSIVTTLPYTATIVLSEFGLLIFLAQAGTVAGSQIIHAFSSGEWLSILALGFILTSLLAVSMYVMMRWMFGMGGTKLAGYIAGVQTQPAVLAFANSRTGFDPRIALGYSLIYPVAMIAKILTAQVLAGL from the coding sequence GTGTCCAGTCTTTTCCATTATTTGGCTGATCATCCAGTAGTACTTGTCTTCTTACTCTGCGGGTTAGGCATGGCACTTGGTCGTATCAAACTACGTGCTATTGGTCTTGGCGCAGCAGGTGTTTTATTTTGTGCCATCGTCTTCTCCGCTGTTGCCACCCGATACGGAGTCCAGCTGGCGTTGCCCACCGATATCGGTCACTTTGGTCTTGCGTTGTTTGCCTTCAACATCGGGATCACAGCTGGGCCAAGCTTCTTTCACAGCGTGAAAAACTTTCTTCTACCGTTATTGGGAACCACCGTCTTATTTGCGGCAGTCGCTGCTGCTGCTTACGGCATAGGCGTGCACCTTTTTAAACTAGATATCGCCGTTGTAGCCGGCACATACGCCGGTGCGCTAACAAACACTCCCTCCCTAGCCGCAGCCGGAGCAGCCTCGGGAGAACCTGCACTGGCAACAGTGGGATATTCGGTGTCCTATCTATACGGCGTAGTAGGAATGATGATCGCAGTGCTTTTTGCCCTGCGCTATTCCCGTACCGATAGGGATGCTCCCTCGCCTTTGGACAACCAAACAATAGTGGTTGATCGCACCGATAAGCCCACTATCCAAGACATACTCGCCTTGGTAGATCACAAAGTAACGTTCTCCCGCATAAAAAGCGGCGACCATCCCGTCCAACACGCGGCACCCGAACGAGTGCTCCTTAAGGGAGACCTCATCACTGTTGTGGGACCACGCAAAGACATCAATCATGCGGCAACACTTCTAGGGCGCGATTCCGCCCGCTCACTCACACAAGACCGCTCTCAGCTAGATTTCCGTCGCATTACCATCTCAGACCCCAAGATTGCCGGACGCACAGTATCGTCATTAAACCTAGCCAACGACTACCACGCCACGATCTCCCGCGTGCGCCGTGGGGACATAGATATGATCGCTCAAGCCGATCTAGTCCTCCAGGAGGGCGATAGAGTTCGTGTGGTCGCCCCTACCAAAAAGATGCCGCAGATTACTAAGTTCTTTGGTGATTCCGCGGGTGGGTTAAGCGACATTAATCCAGTTATTTTAGGTTTGGGCATGGTAGCTGGTCTGCTATTAGGCGGTATCCCGATCCCAACAGGCGACGGTTCCACTTTTCATATCGGTGCGGCAGCAGGCACGCTCATCGTAGGATTAATCCTAGGAAAGATAGGCCGAATCGGGTCGATAGTCACAACATTGCCATATACAGCAACCATCGTGCTCTCCGAATTTGGTCTGCTTATCTTCCTGGCTCAAGCAGGCACCGTAGCAGGCAGCCAAATCATCCACGCCTTCAGTTCTGGCGAGTGGCTAAGCATCCTAGCCCTCGGTTTCATCTTGACCTCACTCCTCGCGGTCTCCATGTATGTGATGATGCGATGGATGTTCGGCATGGGTGGAACCAAACTAGCCGGATATATCGCCGGGGTGCAAACGCAACCAGCAGTCTTGGCCTTTGCCAACTCACGCACTGGTTTTGATCCCCGCATTGCACTGGGCTACTCGCTCATCTATCCAGTCGCAATGATCGCCAAGATCCTCACCGCTCAGGTCCTCGCCGGGCTATAG
- the rpmA gene encoding 50S ribosomal protein L27, whose amino-acid sequence MAHKKGASSSSNGRDSEAKRLGVKRFGGQQVNAGEILVRQRGTKFHPGENVGRGGDDTLFALKAGAVEFITKRNRRMVNIVENETVDA is encoded by the coding sequence ATGGCACACAAGAAGGGCGCGTCTAGCTCCAGCAACGGTCGTGACTCTGAGGCAAAGCGCCTTGGTGTTAAGCGATTCGGTGGCCAGCAGGTCAACGCCGGCGAGATCCTCGTTCGTCAGCGTGGCACCAAGTTCCACCCAGGTGAGAACGTCGGTCGCGGTGGCGACGACACTCTGTTCGCACTGAAGGCTGGCGCTGTGGAGTTCATCACCAAGCGTAACCGTCGTATGGTCAACATCGTTGAAAACGAGACCGTTGACGCTTAA
- the rplU gene encoding 50S ribosomal protein L21 yields the protein MYAIVKTGGKQYKVAEGDFVKVEKIEGEPGSSVALTPVLLVDGANVTTKAADLAKVSVNAEIVEHTKGPKIKILKYKNKTGYKKRQGHRQKLTVIKVTGIK from the coding sequence ATGTACGCGATCGTCAAGACCGGCGGCAAGCAGTACAAGGTTGCCGAAGGTGACTTCGTCAAGGTCGAGAAGATCGAGGGTGAGCCGGGTTCGTCCGTGGCTCTCACCCCCGTCCTGCTCGTCGATGGCGCTAATGTGACCACAAAGGCAGCTGACCTTGCTAAGGTGAGCGTCAATGCTGAGATCGTCGAGCACACCAAAGGCCCGAAGATCAAGATCCTGAAGTACAAGAACAAGACCGGCTACAAGAAGCGCCAGGGTCACCGTCAGAAGCTGACCGTGATCAAGGTCACCGGTATCAAGTAA
- a CDS encoding YbaN family protein: MKFVLLTLGMLCVALGMLGVFLPILPTTPFLLAAAFLFARSSERFHHWLLNHKWFGPYLSNYYEGKMTSSHKARTLTLMWTGLLLSAFLIGKPVMWGVFVCIGAAVSTHIIRLGK, encoded by the coding sequence ATGAAGTTTGTTCTGCTTACCTTGGGGATGCTGTGCGTAGCACTCGGGATGCTCGGAGTCTTCCTACCGATACTTCCCACAACGCCTTTTCTGCTAGCCGCCGCCTTCCTCTTTGCGCGGAGCTCAGAGCGTTTTCATCACTGGCTGCTCAACCACAAATGGTTTGGCCCTTATCTCAGCAACTACTACGAAGGAAAGATGACCTCCTCGCATAAGGCACGCACGCTCACCCTCATGTGGACAGGTTTATTGTTGTCAGCTTTTCTTATCGGTAAACCTGTGATGTGGGGTGTCTTTGTTTGTATCGGCGCAGCCGTATCCACGCACATCATAAGACTCGGGAAGTAA
- the proB gene encoding glutamate 5-kinase has protein sequence MENSHDPFGITELTGTGLASSPYTGATSSQGFPELPAEIVDSPAYGHDSPVRERIRAARRIVVKIGSSSLTNENFQVDPMRIDKLVDALQARMERGSEVIVVSSGSIAAGMGPLGLTQRPTDLATKQAAASVGQVYLAHAWGTSFGRYGRSIGQVLLTASDAGRRDRARNAQRTINRLLQLGAVPVVNENDTVATTGMHFGDNDRLSALVAHLTCADALVLLSDVNGLYDRNPIDPGARFIHEIRDGNDLKDVAAGDGGRVGTGGMAAKVTAARLASRGGIPVLLTSADSIGAALDSARVGTVFDPKEDRLSAWKFWVLYTADVAGILRIDAGAVEAVTAGGNSLLAVGITDVEGDFQAGEIVEIHGPGGEVVGRGEVSVDSATLNALKGLPMSSFPRGQRRAVVHADYLSNYATRA, from the coding sequence ATGGAGAATAGCCACGACCCCTTTGGCATCACGGAACTCACCGGAACCGGTTTAGCGAGTTCGCCTTATACTGGCGCCACCAGCTCCCAAGGCTTCCCAGAATTGCCGGCTGAGATTGTCGACTCGCCGGCGTATGGACACGATTCACCTGTGCGTGAACGTATCCGTGCGGCGCGCCGCATCGTGGTAAAAATTGGCAGTTCTTCGCTGACAAACGAGAACTTTCAGGTCGACCCGATGCGCATAGACAAGCTTGTCGACGCCCTCCAGGCCCGCATGGAACGCGGCTCCGAGGTTATCGTCGTATCTTCAGGATCTATAGCAGCGGGCATGGGGCCCTTAGGGCTCACGCAGCGCCCGACCGACTTGGCCACCAAGCAGGCTGCGGCTTCCGTGGGGCAGGTATACCTTGCCCATGCATGGGGGACCTCTTTTGGACGATATGGTCGTTCCATCGGTCAAGTCCTACTTACAGCCTCAGACGCCGGACGCCGTGATCGTGCTCGCAACGCGCAACGCACAATCAATAGACTTCTTCAGTTGGGGGCTGTCCCTGTGGTCAATGAGAACGACACCGTGGCAACCACCGGTATGCACTTTGGCGATAATGACCGACTTTCTGCTCTCGTTGCTCACCTCACCTGTGCAGACGCATTAGTTCTTCTTTCGGACGTGAATGGCCTTTATGACCGCAACCCCATAGACCCTGGTGCGCGTTTTATTCATGAAATCCGCGATGGCAATGACCTCAAAGACGTGGCCGCTGGCGATGGGGGACGCGTAGGAACCGGTGGCATGGCGGCTAAGGTCACGGCTGCGCGTCTTGCCTCTCGTGGGGGAATCCCAGTTTTGCTTACCTCTGCGGACAGCATAGGCGCGGCATTAGATTCCGCTCGCGTGGGAACGGTCTTTGATCCTAAGGAAGACCGACTTTCTGCCTGGAAATTTTGGGTGCTTTATACCGCTGACGTGGCGGGAATTTTACGTATTGACGCGGGCGCAGTGGAGGCCGTCACAGCCGGCGGAAACTCACTGCTGGCAGTGGGGATCACAGATGTTGAAGGTGATTTTCAGGCAGGGGAGATCGTAGAAATTCATGGGCCCGGCGGAGAAGTCGTAGGACGGGGAGAGGTCTCTGTTGACTCCGCTACGCTTAACGCGCTTAAAGGGCTTCCCATGTCCAGCTTCCCCCGTGGGCAACGGCGGGCTGTGGTGCATGCGGATTACCTCTCTAACTATGCGACGCGCGCATAG
- a CDS encoding translation initiation factor IF-2 N-terminal domain-containing protein — MAEETTKKVPARRATRKTATRKTAEDTATQDTVVPVDRDAIGDRIRVHALAKLASVSSRELIATLATLGLTKVAQSTLTREEALKLLDAHHIDSYSAEEKLRHRVEKNVENEIHQIEEKVERELNPDAEAAKLDDPEESEKLRRRIEKNVENEIHQIEEKVERELQDREAVREEDHQDSSENAVAEDTIVVIIEDEAAELLSDIEPEITPAPGLSAPAFPTPLFIAPTPAEELESNVDDSVEDDEESAQSRRRRRGRRGTGRGKRTDSEDSFSEDLEESPNSEDAGEEKTEELITEPVGIKGSTRLEAQRRRRAEMREESRNKRHIVSEAEFLARRESVKRTMIVRERERSDHPGVVTQVGVLEDDLLVEHFVTSDTQSSMIGNIYLGRVQNVLPSMEAAFIDIGKGRNGVLYAGEVDWRAAGLGGRGRRIEQALKSGDQVLVQVSKDPAGHKGARLTTQISFAGRYLVYVPNGRTAGISRKLPAPERTRLKNILKEVVPKDGGAIIRTAAENVSAEAIAADVNRLHKLWNQIQELTEKEKNSKGAKPVTMYEEPNMLVKVVRDLFNEDFSELIVDGDRAWNTVHAYIQSVAPELQDRLIKFDREAHEDRDAFEVHRVDEQLHKALSRKVWLPSGGTLVIDRTEAMTVIDVNTGKFTGSGGNLEETVTRNNLEAAEEIVRQMRLRDLGGMIVVDFIDMALSENQDLVLRRLTEALGRDRTRHQISEVTSLGLVQMTRKRLGTGLLETFATECEHCEGRGVIIHDDPVEQSVSDAAIEKSSRARSGKAKAARKHGVAHQDPAQHPAAIAMQHHEEAGSAAGSNTSDASTADTSLAADTRTSIDDLAAAVVIDDVELEKVVDSVASDVAEPGLLEPSKEKKGRRRRRGLRNSKRKDRGAADDVMDIVDAALDRAFTEDPDEPSGADHLPLSGNKLSRSTTSVTYEEALAAFENSPRRKRAVRGNSVSDHAPKPEDFKRIDVTEGAEEDTFASEASEETYSGSRRSRRVARKQGETRKAVENPTQSEAADDTDSTGNVKIDSLRGRRRRAVRRRFQETNLAPSVVETAEEESTAKGRRRRRAVRKTVVKAPRKAVIGEESSGVYVKDETVPETREASSAGRGRRRVARRVRTATKRN; from the coding sequence GTGGCTGAAGAGACCACAAAAAAGGTGCCTGCGCGTCGGGCGACACGAAAGACCGCGACGCGAAAGACCGCTGAGGATACTGCTACGCAGGATACGGTGGTGCCTGTTGATCGTGATGCGATCGGCGACCGGATTAGGGTGCATGCGCTGGCTAAATTAGCGTCGGTAAGTTCACGTGAACTCATCGCTACTCTTGCCACACTAGGGCTTACTAAGGTTGCGCAGTCGACGCTGACCCGCGAAGAAGCCCTGAAGCTACTCGACGCCCACCACATCGACAGCTACTCAGCCGAAGAAAAGCTGCGCCACCGGGTGGAAAAGAATGTGGAAAATGAGATCCACCAGATCGAAGAAAAAGTCGAGCGTGAGCTTAACCCTGATGCTGAGGCCGCCAAGCTCGATGATCCGGAGGAATCCGAGAAGCTGCGCCGACGAATAGAAAAGAATGTGGAAAATGAGATCCACCAGATCGAAGAAAAAGTCGAGCGTGAACTGCAAGACCGAGAGGCAGTGCGCGAGGAAGACCACCAGGATTCTTCTGAAAACGCAGTAGCAGAAGATACGATCGTAGTAATCATCGAGGACGAGGCAGCGGAGCTTCTTTCAGATATCGAGCCAGAGATCACGCCCGCTCCGGGACTGTCTGCCCCGGCTTTCCCCACGCCACTGTTCATTGCGCCGACGCCAGCGGAAGAACTGGAAAGCAACGTCGATGACTCTGTTGAGGATGATGAGGAGTCGGCGCAGTCTCGTCGTCGCCGCCGCGGTCGCCGAGGCACGGGGAGAGGAAAGCGAACTGATTCTGAGGATTCCTTCTCTGAGGATCTCGAGGAATCCCCGAACAGTGAAGACGCTGGTGAGGAAAAGACCGAGGAACTGATCACCGAACCGGTAGGGATCAAAGGGTCTACGCGCCTGGAAGCGCAGCGTCGTCGTCGTGCGGAGATGCGAGAAGAATCGCGGAATAAACGGCATATCGTTTCAGAAGCAGAATTCTTGGCGCGCCGGGAATCTGTAAAGCGCACCATGATTGTGCGGGAACGCGAGCGGAGTGATCATCCTGGAGTAGTGACCCAGGTGGGCGTTTTAGAAGACGATCTACTAGTTGAGCACTTTGTTACCAGCGATACGCAGTCCTCAATGATCGGAAACATATATTTGGGACGCGTCCAAAATGTGCTGCCCAGCATGGAGGCCGCATTTATCGATATTGGAAAAGGCCGCAATGGCGTTCTCTATGCGGGCGAAGTGGACTGGCGTGCCGCAGGCTTAGGAGGCCGGGGGCGGCGTATTGAGCAGGCCCTCAAGTCCGGCGATCAGGTGCTTGTTCAGGTATCCAAAGATCCCGCAGGCCACAAGGGTGCGCGGTTGACCACCCAGATTTCTTTCGCAGGGCGTTACCTGGTGTACGTGCCTAACGGGCGCACCGCGGGTATTTCTCGCAAGCTTCCTGCTCCAGAGCGGACGCGCTTGAAGAATATCCTCAAAGAGGTTGTGCCTAAAGACGGCGGAGCTATCATCCGTACCGCTGCGGAAAATGTCTCTGCGGAGGCTATCGCTGCGGACGTGAATCGGTTGCACAAGCTGTGGAATCAGATTCAAGAGCTCACGGAGAAGGAGAAAAACTCCAAGGGTGCTAAGCCTGTCACCATGTATGAAGAGCCCAACATGTTGGTGAAGGTGGTGCGTGATCTTTTCAACGAGGACTTCTCGGAGCTAATTGTCGACGGCGACCGTGCTTGGAATACCGTTCACGCCTATATCCAGTCAGTAGCTCCTGAGCTACAGGATCGCCTGATTAAGTTTGATCGGGAAGCCCACGAGGATCGCGATGCGTTTGAAGTGCACCGCGTAGATGAACAGCTGCACAAGGCCTTGTCGCGGAAAGTGTGGCTTCCCTCTGGCGGAACCTTAGTGATCGACCGTACAGAAGCTATGACAGTCATTGACGTGAACACCGGGAAGTTCACGGGTTCTGGCGGCAATCTTGAAGAAACGGTAACTCGTAATAACCTTGAGGCTGCAGAAGAAATCGTTAGACAGATGCGGTTGCGCGATCTTGGCGGCATGATCGTGGTGGACTTCATTGACATGGCCCTTTCAGAAAACCAGGATCTAGTGTTGCGTCGACTCACCGAGGCACTAGGCCGTGACCGGACGCGTCACCAGATTTCTGAGGTGACGTCGTTAGGCCTGGTGCAAATGACTCGAAAGCGTCTTGGCACGGGCTTGCTAGAGACTTTTGCCACCGAATGCGAGCATTGCGAGGGCCGTGGAGTCATCATTCACGATGACCCCGTGGAACAAAGCGTTTCGGATGCCGCTATTGAGAAGTCCTCGCGCGCACGTTCCGGAAAGGCTAAGGCAGCTCGAAAACATGGGGTTGCTCATCAAGATCCGGCGCAGCATCCTGCTGCTATAGCAATGCAGCATCATGAGGAGGCTGGCTCTGCCGCTGGTTCCAATACCTCTGACGCCAGCACTGCTGACACCAGCCTTGCTGCTGATACTCGAACCAGCATTGATGATCTTGCCGCAGCTGTGGTGATCGATGACGTAGAGCTTGAGAAGGTCGTGGACTCCGTGGCGAGTGACGTTGCGGAACCTGGTTTGCTGGAGCCATCCAAGGAGAAGAAGGGGCGCAGAAGGCGTCGCGGCTTGCGCAATTCTAAGCGAAAGGACAGGGGAGCAGCGGACGATGTTATGGACATCGTCGACGCGGCTTTGGACCGAGCTTTTACAGAAGATCCAGACGAGCCCTCAGGTGCCGATCATCTGCCGCTATCGGGTAATAAGCTCAGCCGCAGCACTACTTCTGTGACCTACGAGGAAGCGCTGGCAGCGTTTGAGAATTCTCCGCGTAGAAAACGTGCGGTGCGTGGAAACTCCGTATCGGATCATGCGCCAAAACCGGAGGATTTTAAGCGTATCGACGTCACCGAGGGCGCCGAAGAAGACACGTTTGCAAGCGAAGCTTCTGAGGAGACCTATTCAGGTAGCCGCCGCTCACGCCGCGTGGCCAGGAAACAGGGAGAAACGCGGAAGGCCGTGGAGAACCCAACGCAATCAGAGGCTGCGGACGATACCGACTCGACGGGTAATGTGAAGATAGATTCTCTACGCGGGAGGCGCCGGCGTGCCGTGCGCAGGAGGTTCCAAGAAACAAATCTTGCTCCATCAGTCGTTGAGACTGCGGAAGAAGAATCGACGGCGAAGGGTCGACGCCGTCGGCGTGCCGTGCGTAAAACCGTGGTGAAAGCGCCCCGTAAGGCTGTTATCGGTGAGGAATCTTCCGGTGTGTACGTGAAAGATGAGACGGTGCCGGAAACGCGCGAGGCATCATCTGCGGGCCGAGGGCGGCGACGCGTGGCGCGTCGGGTGCGCACGGCGACAAAGAGAAACTAA
- a CDS encoding D-isomer specific 2-hydroxyacid dehydrogenase family protein, with product MKFVMYPETWEKAIGQLEDAGHRRVEDLDEADFLVFNGSGGQFPKIPANVKYVQVAFAGVDALSESGVLTPELRWANAAGLYADSVAESTLAMLLSVLHHIPAVVRAQTWGIRELPDEKTNWLYDNKTLVVVGAGGIARRLFELLAGFGLHTIAVNRSGRTVEEADETVSYKELERALGVADYVVLLAPLTSETRGMIDTRALGLMKPEAVLVNVGRGGLVVTEDLVHALQQGTIAGAALDVTDPEPLPDGHPLWSMDNVLITPHVANTKDRMRALSGELFVANARAFEAGETMPTEVDVAAGY from the coding sequence ATGAAGTTTGTTATGTACCCGGAAACCTGGGAGAAGGCCATCGGCCAGTTGGAAGACGCTGGGCATAGGCGAGTGGAAGATCTGGATGAGGCGGATTTCCTTGTTTTTAATGGATCAGGTGGGCAATTTCCAAAGATCCCCGCGAACGTAAAGTATGTGCAGGTAGCTTTTGCTGGCGTCGACGCACTTTCAGAGTCAGGTGTGCTTACCCCAGAGCTGCGGTGGGCAAACGCAGCTGGTTTATATGCAGACTCAGTGGCTGAGTCCACGCTCGCTATGTTGCTGTCAGTGCTGCACCATATTCCAGCAGTGGTACGGGCCCAGACGTGGGGTATAAGAGAGCTGCCAGACGAGAAGACCAATTGGCTCTATGACAACAAGACTCTGGTTGTTGTAGGTGCGGGAGGGATCGCTCGACGCCTGTTTGAGCTTTTGGCTGGTTTTGGTCTGCACACGATCGCCGTCAATCGCTCGGGACGGACAGTCGAGGAGGCCGACGAGACGGTTAGCTATAAAGAGTTGGAACGAGCCCTCGGCGTTGCGGATTATGTGGTGCTTCTTGCACCCCTAACCTCAGAGACCCGTGGCATGATTGATACGCGAGCTCTAGGGCTGATGAAGCCAGAGGCTGTGCTGGTAAACGTGGGACGTGGCGGACTCGTGGTCACAGAGGATCTAGTTCATGCGCTGCAACAAGGCACCATAGCCGGAGCGGCCCTTGATGTTACAGATCCAGAACCATTGCCTGACGGGCATCCGCTGTGGTCGATGGACAACGTTCTTATCACCCCGCATGTGGCAAATACTAAGGATCGAATGCGCGCTCTCAGCGGCGAATTATTTGTGGCTAACGCTCGCGCGTTTGAAGCCGGAGAGACAATGCCTACAGAAGTAGATGTGGCAGCAGGATATTAG
- the obgE gene encoding GTPase ObgE, giving the protein MARFVDRVVLHLEAGDGGNGCASVHREKFKPLGGPDGGNGGHGGDIVLEVSNQVHTLLDLHYRPNLKAKRGANGAGDHRNGARGDDLVLEVPAGTVVLAQNGETLADLTSPGMKFVAAKGGFGGLGNAALASAARKAPGFALKGEPGEAHDVVLELKSMADVGLVGFPSAGKSSLISVLSAAKPKIGDYPFTTLQPNLGVVEVGHDTFTIADVPGLIPGASEGKGLGLDFLRHIERTAVLAHVVDAATMEPGRDPISDIEALETELAAYQSALDEDTGLGDLRDRPRIVILNKVDIPDALELAEFLKEDIEAKFGWPVFIISAVARKGLDPLRYKLLEIVQEDRRKRPKQKREERIVVRPQAVDSRKKKKDFEIIEDPDVENGYVVLGEKPERWIIQTDFENDEAVGYLADRLARMGVEEELFKKGARPGCTVSIGEVSFEWEPTTAAGVEVTMSGRGTDMRLDKNTRMSASERKRASQVRRGLIDEFDFGEGQEVTRESANRDRWQG; this is encoded by the coding sequence ATGGCACGATTCGTAGACCGAGTTGTTCTGCACCTTGAAGCCGGCGATGGCGGTAACGGATGTGCCTCAGTGCACCGCGAAAAATTTAAGCCGCTCGGTGGCCCAGACGGCGGCAATGGTGGGCACGGAGGAGACATTGTCCTGGAGGTTTCAAACCAGGTGCACACCCTCCTTGACCTCCATTATCGTCCTAACCTTAAGGCAAAGCGCGGCGCTAACGGTGCCGGCGATCACCGGAACGGTGCGCGTGGAGATGACCTGGTACTAGAAGTACCCGCAGGTACTGTGGTCCTTGCTCAAAATGGTGAGACCCTTGCAGATCTGACGTCTCCCGGAATGAAGTTTGTTGCGGCAAAGGGCGGTTTTGGCGGACTTGGTAACGCTGCTTTGGCCTCGGCGGCTCGTAAGGCGCCAGGTTTTGCCCTGAAGGGTGAGCCAGGCGAGGCCCACGATGTGGTTCTAGAGCTGAAATCCATGGCGGATGTAGGACTGGTGGGGTTCCCCAGCGCTGGTAAGTCCTCGTTGATTTCTGTGCTTTCCGCTGCAAAGCCAAAAATCGGCGATTATCCTTTTACTACCTTGCAGCCCAACCTGGGCGTGGTGGAAGTGGGCCACGATACCTTTACCATCGCCGATGTTCCTGGACTTATCCCTGGTGCTTCAGAAGGCAAAGGACTAGGTCTAGACTTCCTACGCCATATCGAGAGAACTGCGGTTCTTGCTCATGTGGTGGATGCCGCAACCATGGAACCAGGGCGTGATCCGATTTCGGATATTGAAGCGTTGGAAACTGAGCTCGCGGCGTACCAGTCTGCGCTGGATGAGGACACCGGATTGGGGGATCTACGAGATCGCCCGCGCATCGTGATCCTGAACAAAGTGGATATACCTGACGCACTGGAGCTGGCGGAATTTCTCAAAGAGGATATTGAAGCGAAATTTGGTTGGCCGGTGTTCATCATCTCTGCTGTAGCCCGTAAGGGACTCGATCCGCTGCGATATAAGCTGCTGGAGATTGTGCAAGAGGATCGTCGTAAGCGGCCGAAGCAAAAACGCGAAGAGCGCATCGTGGTGCGTCCACAAGCCGTGGATTCCCGTAAAAAGAAGAAGGACTTTGAGATTATCGAAGATCCTGATGTGGAAAACGGCTACGTTGTGTTGGGCGAGAAGCCTGAGCGGTGGATCATCCAGACGGACTTTGAAAACGATGAGGCCGTGGGATATCTCGCAGACCGACTTGCACGCATGGGAGTGGAAGAAGAGCTGTTTAAAAAGGGCGCGCGTCCTGGCTGTACCGTCAGCATTGGCGAGGTCTCCTTTGAGTGGGAGCCAACCACTGCTGCTGGCGTAGAGGTGACCATGTCCGGGCGTGGGACAGACATGCGCCTGGACAAGAACACCCGTATGTCCGCTTCCGAGCGTAAGCGAGCATCGCAGGTGCGTCGTGGTCTTATCGACGAGTTTGATTTTGGTGAGGGACAAGAAGTCACTCGAGAGTCCGCTAACCGTGACCGGTGGCAGGGCTAG